One Solirubrobacter pauli DNA segment encodes these proteins:
- a CDS encoding ATP-binding protein, producing the protein MSVEPLLEPGTPVDLTNCHREPIRTPGGIQAHGALLAADETTLEVVQASANADQVFDRAVLGATLPELLGADIVEQLRAGAAEATPNLRPLRTRGLDAYAYRAADRVLVIELEPVGSGPASLTRYQDEIARALGLLQDAPTIQDLLSRAARVVRELTGSDRVWAYRFEPDDHGVILAEEKREDLDAFLGLHYPASDIPPQARALFLQNRLRFIHDVETPATPLEPVVNPLTGEWLDLSKGVLRAVSPIHIQYLKNMGATASMSIALSVGGRLWGLISGHHYSGPLFVPHEVRATCELIGIVCSMQLEALEALEVSRRQGALANRRSAVIDRVAASSSILDGLAAAGEDLLGVCGADGAAIRIDDELRLIGETPADVTALLDGLTSADVVATADAPGELPGVLAAPLAVARGNHIVWFRREYVRTIEWAHAPKSLAVKEPDRLNPDGSFRTWAESVKGESKPWDPVEVESAGELRSALGTFLITRAEQLAALNAELARSNEELDAFAYVAAHDLKEPLRGISNFATFLVEDYEDALDDEARERLATITRLSHRMAALLDSLLEYSRIGRADLDMTDFTVDEVVADALELLSSRPTVRVEGGDMPLHGDRIRVRQILVNLIGNAVKYTSDEPDIAITAADGRVCVEDNGIGVTPEHHDAIFHVFRRLHPREAYGGGTGAGLTIARRIAERHGGELWLERSTPGAGSAFCFTLGGP; encoded by the coding sequence CGCCACGCTGCCGGAGCTGCTGGGCGCCGACATCGTGGAGCAGCTGCGCGCCGGCGCGGCCGAGGCCACGCCCAACCTGCGCCCGCTGCGCACCCGCGGCCTGGACGCCTACGCGTACCGCGCCGCGGACCGCGTGCTCGTGATCGAGCTCGAGCCGGTCGGCAGCGGCCCCGCGAGCCTCACGCGCTATCAGGACGAGATCGCCCGCGCGCTCGGCCTGCTGCAGGACGCGCCGACGATCCAGGACCTGCTCAGCCGTGCCGCCCGCGTCGTGCGCGAGCTCACGGGCTCGGACCGCGTGTGGGCGTACCGCTTCGAGCCCGACGACCACGGCGTCATCCTCGCCGAGGAGAAGCGCGAGGACCTTGACGCGTTCCTCGGCCTGCACTACCCCGCCAGCGACATCCCGCCGCAGGCGCGCGCGCTGTTCCTGCAGAACCGCCTCCGGTTCATCCACGACGTCGAGACGCCGGCGACGCCGCTGGAGCCGGTCGTCAACCCGCTCACGGGCGAGTGGCTGGACCTCTCCAAGGGCGTGCTGCGCGCGGTCTCGCCGATCCACATCCAGTACCTCAAGAACATGGGCGCGACCGCGTCGATGTCGATCGCGCTGTCGGTCGGCGGGCGCCTGTGGGGCCTCATCTCCGGTCATCACTACAGCGGCCCACTGTTCGTCCCGCACGAGGTCCGCGCCACCTGCGAGCTGATCGGGATCGTCTGCTCGATGCAGCTCGAGGCGCTGGAGGCGCTGGAGGTCAGCCGCCGCCAGGGCGCGCTGGCGAACCGCCGCTCCGCCGTGATCGACCGCGTCGCCGCCTCGTCGAGCATCCTCGACGGCCTGGCCGCCGCCGGCGAGGACCTGCTGGGCGTCTGCGGGGCGGACGGCGCCGCGATCCGGATCGACGACGAGCTGCGCCTGATCGGCGAGACGCCGGCCGACGTCACCGCGCTCCTGGACGGCCTCACCAGCGCGGACGTGGTCGCGACCGCCGACGCGCCGGGTGAGCTGCCGGGCGTGCTCGCCGCCCCGCTCGCCGTCGCACGCGGCAACCACATCGTCTGGTTCCGGCGTGAGTACGTCCGCACGATCGAGTGGGCGCACGCGCCGAAGAGCCTGGCCGTCAAGGAGCCCGACCGCCTGAATCCCGACGGCTCGTTCCGCACGTGGGCGGAGTCGGTCAAGGGCGAGAGCAAGCCGTGGGACCCGGTCGAGGTCGAGTCCGCGGGCGAGCTGCGCAGCGCGCTGGGCACGTTCCTGATCACCCGTGCCGAGCAGCTCGCCGCGCTCAACGCCGAGCTCGCGCGCTCCAACGAGGAGCTGGACGCGTTCGCCTACGTGGCGGCGCACGACCTCAAGGAGCCGCTGCGCGGCATCTCGAACTTCGCGACGTTCCTGGTCGAGGACTACGAGGACGCGCTCGACGACGAGGCGCGCGAGCGGCTGGCGACGATCACCCGGCTCTCGCACCGGATGGCGGCCCTGCTGGACTCCCTGCTCGAGTACTCGCGGATCGGCCGTGCCGACCTCGACATGACCGACTTCACCGTCGACGAGGTGGTCGCGGACGCGCTCGAGCTGCTGTCGAGCCGGCCGACCGTCCGCGTCGAGGGCGGCGACATGCCCCTGCACGGCGACCGCATCCGCGTGCGCCAGATCCTCGTGAACCTGATCGGCAACGCGGTCAAGTACACGTCGGACGAGCCCGACATCGCGATCACCGCCGCGGACGGCCGGGTCTGCGTCGAGGACAATGGCATCGGCGTCACGCCCGAGCACCACGACGCCATCTTCCACGTGTTCCGCCGCTTGCACCCGCGGGAGGCCTATGGTGGGGGGACCGGCGCGGGCCTGACGATCGCGCGCCGGATCGCCGAGCGCCACGGCGGCGAGCTGTGGCTGGAGCGCTCCACCCCCGGAGCGGGATCGGCGTTCTGCTTTACCCTCGGAGGACCGTGA
- a CDS encoding response regulator produces MEAARTLQPLAVVEDSDEDFEALSRVLRETASEQGVRRYINGEDAISGLIGGDDARPALIILDLNLPGIRGMEVLAKLKGDARLRVVPVVVLSGSSREEDIDAAYEAGANAYLSKPLDFTELRRIVLSLHDFWQIATLPGRGQ; encoded by the coding sequence ATGGAAGCCGCCCGCACCCTGCAGCCCCTGGCGGTCGTGGAAGACAGCGACGAGGACTTCGAGGCGCTCTCGCGCGTGCTGCGCGAGACGGCGTCCGAGCAGGGCGTCAGGCGCTACATCAACGGCGAGGACGCGATCTCCGGCCTGATCGGCGGCGACGACGCGCGCCCCGCGCTGATCATCCTGGACCTCAACCTGCCGGGCATCCGCGGCATGGAGGTGCTCGCGAAGCTCAAGGGCGACGCGCGCCTGCGCGTGGTGCCGGTGGTCGTGCTGTCGGGCTCCTCGCGCGAGGAGGACATCGACGCCGCGTACGAGGCGGGCGCGAACGCCTACCTGAGCAAGCCGCTCGACTTCACCGAGCTGCGCCGGATCGTGCTCAGCCTCCACGACTTCTGGCAGATCGCGACGCTCCCGGGGCGCGGGCAGTGA
- a CDS encoding SpoIIE family protein phosphatase, translating to MTDAAATVLVVDDSPENRYAIRRYLRGDFDVWEAETGTEGLELALRDPDLILLDVHLPDINGFDVCRRLKQDERTRHIPVLQRSQSHVDDAARVYGLESGADAYLTEPVDPSVLVATARALLRVRQAEDRLRLLNDVGVALATALTRAQVVRVVTETLRGQLGARDGTIYLFDETHRHLLLAHTTLEPVDPRMVRLPYAADTPISQVARTGEAMFGDEATLEAAYPDLVEAYRGNGGGSWAAVPLVAYGTRLGALGVSFPGEAALPDAQRSLLLALAGQCAQALERAGLYEHQHHIATTLQDGLLPRELPEIPGAELAARYNAGARAMDVGGDFYDVIPRGDGWVMVIGDVCGRGAEAAALTGLARHTIRAQAQHLEHPSEIMLALHDAIVAEVGTESARFVTAGCVVFGADGTVRAAFAGHPPGLIARRAGGVEEVPVTGPLLGLLDSPKITDAEARLEPGDALVLYTDGVIEARRGQELFGEERLSALLETVGPRGLSADAIADAIHEATVQHAGSTEDDLAILVLRRV from the coding sequence GTGACCGACGCCGCGGCGACGGTCCTCGTCGTCGACGACAGCCCGGAGAACCGCTACGCGATCCGCCGCTACCTGCGCGGCGACTTCGACGTGTGGGAGGCGGAGACCGGCACCGAGGGCCTGGAGCTCGCGTTGCGCGACCCGGACCTGATCCTGCTCGACGTCCACCTGCCCGACATCAACGGCTTCGACGTCTGCCGCCGGCTCAAGCAGGACGAGCGCACGCGCCACATCCCGGTGCTCCAGCGCTCGCAGTCGCACGTGGACGACGCCGCGCGCGTGTACGGGCTCGAGAGCGGCGCCGACGCCTACCTGACCGAGCCCGTCGACCCCTCCGTGCTCGTCGCCACCGCGCGGGCGCTGCTGCGTGTCCGCCAGGCGGAGGACCGGCTGCGGCTGCTCAACGACGTCGGCGTCGCGCTGGCCACGGCGCTGACCCGCGCGCAGGTCGTGCGGGTGGTCACGGAGACGCTGCGCGGCCAGCTCGGCGCGCGCGACGGCACGATCTACCTGTTCGACGAGACCCACCGCCACCTCCTGCTCGCGCACACGACGCTTGAGCCCGTCGACCCGCGGATGGTGCGCCTGCCGTACGCGGCCGACACGCCGATCTCGCAGGTGGCGCGGACCGGGGAGGCGATGTTCGGCGACGAGGCGACGCTCGAGGCCGCGTATCCCGATCTCGTCGAGGCGTACCGCGGCAACGGCGGTGGCAGCTGGGCGGCGGTGCCGCTCGTGGCCTACGGGACCCGTCTGGGCGCGCTGGGCGTGTCCTTCCCGGGCGAGGCCGCGCTGCCGGACGCCCAGCGCAGCCTGCTGCTCGCGCTCGCCGGCCAGTGCGCGCAGGCGCTCGAGCGCGCCGGTCTCTACGAGCACCAGCACCACATCGCCACGACGCTGCAGGACGGCCTGCTCCCGCGCGAGCTGCCCGAGATCCCCGGCGCCGAGCTCGCGGCCCGCTACAACGCCGGCGCCCGGGCGATGGACGTCGGCGGCGACTTCTACGACGTCATCCCGCGCGGCGACGGCTGGGTGATGGTGATCGGCGACGTGTGCGGCCGCGGCGCCGAGGCGGCGGCGCTCACCGGGCTCGCCCGCCACACCATCCGTGCCCAGGCCCAGCACCTCGAGCACCCGTCCGAGATCATGCTCGCCCTGCACGACGCGATCGTCGCCGAGGTCGGCACCGAGTCCGCGCGCTTCGTCACCGCGGGCTGCGTGGTGTTCGGCGCGGACGGGACGGTGCGCGCCGCGTTCGCCGGCCACCCGCCCGGGCTGATCGCCCGACGCGCCGGCGGAGTGGAGGAGGTGCCGGTCACCGGGCCGCTGCTCGGCCTGCTCGACAGCCCGAAGATCACCGATGCCGAGGCCCGCCTGGAGCCCGGGGACGCGCTCGTGCTCTACACCGACGGCGTGATCGAGGCCCGTCGCGGGCAGGAGCTGTTCGGCGAGGAGCGGCTGTCCGCGCTGCTGGAGACGGTCGGCCCGCGGGGCCTGTCGGCCGACGCGATCGCGGACGCGATCCACGAGGCCACGGTCCAGCACGCCGGCTCCACCGAGGACGATCTGGCGATCCTCGTGCTGCGCCGCGTGTGA
- a CDS encoding ankyrin repeat domain-containing protein, whose amino-acid sequence MNDEETPLYVAAVDGQVDEVAALLAAGADADEESAQGTPLCAAACWGHADVVRALLAAGADPQRAAEDDFTPLEWAVLGLHEEAAVALVEGGADPNGPGAPLVLAADRGALGVVRALLAHGADPSQRDEEGQTAREAAAGWVGADVEQELIASLSGDGPVELTRTPRAGGTERIEAFRPSAGVGAAIETGHAQIVALLGNG is encoded by the coding sequence GTGAACGACGAGGAGACGCCGCTCTACGTGGCCGCGGTCGACGGGCAGGTCGACGAGGTGGCGGCGCTGCTCGCCGCCGGTGCCGACGCCGACGAGGAGAGCGCCCAGGGCACGCCGCTCTGCGCCGCGGCCTGCTGGGGCCACGCCGACGTCGTCCGCGCGCTGCTCGCCGCCGGGGCCGACCCGCAGCGCGCGGCCGAGGACGACTTCACGCCGCTCGAGTGGGCCGTGCTCGGGCTTCATGAGGAGGCCGCGGTCGCGCTGGTGGAGGGCGGGGCGGACCCGAACGGGCCCGGCGCCCCGCTCGTGCTGGCCGCCGACCGCGGTGCGCTGGGCGTCGTGCGCGCGTTGCTCGCCCACGGAGCCGACCCGTCGCAGCGCGACGAGGAGGGGCAGACCGCGCGCGAAGCCGCCGCGGGCTGGGTGGGCGCGGACGTCGAGCAGGAGCTGATCGCGTCCCTGTCGGGCGATGGGCCGGTCGAGCTCACGCGCACCCCGCGAGCGGGCGGCACGGAGCGGATCGAGGCCTTCCGCCCCAGCGCGGGTGTGGGCGCGGCGATCGAGACCGGCCACGCGCAGATCGTCGCGTTGCTCGGAAACGGGTAG
- a CDS encoding PASTA domain-containing protein: MRIALVLLVAALAAFAAVLVFARTSDNEEATLPQATPTPGYEQRTRLVERITRDQDALVDDGLYVTRASVGEDCVNVALANPTGPNIAFLERRYPGTCVASEPAARQKTCSEGERTLARTGSIEVPDLRDLTLAEASRAALAADLTYTADCLGTAATEPWTPTAPPDELARVVEQCPRPGERVRRGTEVALDAVVVLPGAFRHRVSALDEGACRDGRNP, from the coding sequence ATGCGGATCGCGCTGGTGCTGCTCGTCGCCGCGCTCGCCGCCTTCGCGGCGGTGCTCGTCTTCGCCCGCACGAGCGACAACGAGGAGGCGACGCTGCCCCAGGCGACGCCGACGCCCGGCTACGAGCAGCGCACGCGGCTCGTCGAGCGCATCACCCGCGACCAGGACGCGCTCGTCGACGACGGGCTGTACGTGACCCGGGCGAGCGTGGGGGAGGACTGCGTGAACGTCGCGCTGGCCAACCCGACCGGGCCGAACATCGCCTTCCTCGAGCGCCGTTACCCCGGCACGTGCGTCGCGTCCGAGCCCGCCGCCCGCCAGAAGACCTGCAGCGAAGGCGAGCGCACGCTCGCGCGCACCGGCTCGATCGAGGTCCCGGACCTGCGCGACCTCACGCTCGCCGAGGCGTCCCGCGCGGCGCTCGCCGCCGACCTCACCTACACCGCCGACTGCCTGGGGACGGCCGCCACCGAGCCCTGGACCCCGACCGCACCGCCCGACGAGCTCGCCCGCGTCGTCGAGCAGTGCCCGCGCCCCGGCGAGCGGGTCCGCCGCGGCACCGAGGTCGCGCTCGACGCCGTCGTCGTGCTCCCCGGCGCCTTCCGCCACCGGGTCAGCGCGCTCGACGAGGGCGCCTGCCGCGACGGGCGCAACCCCTAG
- a CDS encoding calcium-binding protein: MFTAANNETNVIQAGGDGVVLTVTDSGAKLTAGAGCVQVTLNRATCAEPAGGGPRPLTIDAGNLGDSITVSELASRSVTILGKSGNDTALVSSQLGSSPTIDGGSGDDTLTANMNSNEAPTLIGGTGDDELYLSRTDGGQAIGGDGDDRIRYLGSNFFQPLSLDGGSGDDTYVFEQDFRPAKIVPGSGQDTLDQSAWSGPFGGLYFDMSTCPGCVEVVIGSALDDQIDGDDLAQTIFGGDGNDIISGGGGRDRLSGDGGDDTITAADNKADVVNCGAGLDSVFKDRLDVINADCETVTRS; encoded by the coding sequence GTGTTCACGGCGGCCAACAACGAGACCAACGTCATCCAGGCCGGCGGCGACGGCGTCGTGTTGACCGTGACCGACTCGGGCGCGAAGCTGACCGCGGGCGCCGGTTGTGTCCAGGTCACGCTCAACCGCGCCACCTGCGCCGAGCCCGCGGGAGGCGGCCCGCGGCCGCTGACCATCGACGCGGGCAACCTGGGCGACTCGATAACCGTGTCCGAGCTCGCGTCGCGCTCGGTCACGATCCTGGGCAAGAGCGGCAACGACACCGCGCTCGTGAGCAGCCAGCTGGGCAGCTCGCCGACGATCGACGGCGGGTCCGGGGACGACACGCTCACCGCGAACATGAACAGCAACGAGGCGCCGACGCTGATCGGCGGGACGGGCGACGACGAGCTGTACCTGAGCCGCACCGACGGCGGGCAGGCGATCGGCGGGGACGGCGACGACCGGATCCGGTACCTCGGCTCGAACTTCTTCCAGCCGCTGTCGCTCGACGGCGGCTCCGGCGACGACACCTACGTCTTCGAGCAGGACTTCCGCCCGGCCAAGATCGTGCCCGGGTCCGGGCAGGACACGCTCGACCAGAGCGCGTGGTCCGGGCCGTTCGGCGGCCTGTACTTCGACATGTCGACGTGCCCGGGCTGCGTCGAGGTCGTGATCGGCTCGGCGCTCGACGACCAGATCGACGGTGACGACCTCGCCCAGACGATCTTCGGCGGCGACGGCAACGACATCATCAGCGGTGGCGGCGGCCGCGACCGGCTGTCGGGCGACGGCGGCGACGACACGATCACCGCCGCCGACAACAAGGCGGACGTCGTCAACTGCGGTGCCGGGCTCGACAGCGTGTTCAAGGACCGGCTCGACGTGATCAACGCCGACTGCGAGACCGTCACCCGCTCCTGA